GGTCTCTAAATTGGTCTCTAAATTAAGGCCAAAGTTCTATGGCCCTTTCCCTATTATTGCAAGATTTGGGACTATTGCCTACAAACTCCAACTGCCTACCGATTCCCATATTCACCCGGGATTTCATGTTTCATTGCTCAAGAAGTCAGTGGGAACACAATCGGTTAGTTCCTCCTTACCCTCCTTTGTTCAGGATACTTGCCCTAATATGGAGACGGCTACCATTTTGGACAAAAGGGTCATTTACAAACATGGAACTCCTTTGACTCAAGTATTGGTGAAATGGTCTCATCTCCATTTGGATAATAACACTTAGGAGTACCTACCCAACTTGCTCACAAAATTCCCTCAAACTGCAAACCTTCTCTATATTTCTTGAGgataaaaaaatttttttttgggggggggttgGGAGCGCAcgtcggggggggggggggaaattgtCTGTCATGTACCTACTGATGATCGTGGTTGTACCTTCTATTAGCGGTTATAACCAAATGTACTAGAGGCTAACTATAGTAGTTGTACTTAGAAGGTGCCTATGGTTGTACTTAATTTGGCAGCCTTGTTGGCGCCAACCACTGCTGCTAGGATCAGTATATAAGAACTGATCCAGCCTAATACAGGGCATCAAAGAATCATTTGACACAATTCTCTGTTTTCCCGctcaattcttctctctctcaatccttcCCTCTCTCTCGCACCCtctattcattctctctctctctctctctgaatttcttccaaattccctcTAATTTTCTTCCCTAATTCTCACCAATCGGTTGAGAATTCACTGCCAGATTTCAGGATCTGACACCTTCTTGAGAGTGAGAATTAGAATCTTGGATTTGGCACAGACACCTCACAGAGCTATTGCTATTGACCTGCTCTTAcatgatgaaaaacatcaaGGGCTCTGAAGCAAATCAGGAGTAATGGGATAACAGTACTATTTCATACCTCACTTGATGTGAACGGTAAAGAAACAAAGGCAAGGGTTGTCCAAGAGCATGTAAGTCTTGGGCCAATTACTCGTTCAAGGGCTAAAGAATTTCAAACAGAGCTTGAGTTATTTATTGGGATGACTCCAACCCAGTTGGAAGAGATAGAATTCAAAGTGAAGGagttaaagcccaaattaatcacaTTGCTTGTTTGCTTGGAAGCCCAAGACCAAAATGCAACCTAGGCACTCCATGATCAAGCCCAAGCAATCAACCCATCTGCCAGGCCCAAGTCTTTCCAACAAGCCCAAGTCTCATAACTGATGTCATGGATGATATCACCATTCATTTGTCATTTATGTTTGACAGTGTTTTGTCTTTATGTAtcattgtgttttatcatcatgACTTCATTTGTCAAAAGTGGTATGGTGatgtttttctttatgcttttggtttgtcttttatcatcattagccCCATTTTGTCAAAAGAGGCAATCATGATTCCCTTTGTCAAAAGTGGCATGATGATGTTTTACTTTATACTTTTGGTTTGTCTTTTATTATCATTAGCCCTCTTTTGTCAAAAGAGACAATGATGTTGTCTgtctttaattattaagtttgtCTTTAAGATtagtatttatatgtgtgatcttgtaatgttttgacatgaacatttttatgaagaaagtATAGAAAGCATTTTTATCCTAATTCTTATCTAAGCAATTCATTTGTTTAGTGGCGAATTTACTTGATTCTTAtcactctttcttcttctatcttAGAGTGTGGCGAATCAAAACtagtattttcttatttgtggCGAACTTTCTAATCAAACAAGGGGTGCTggtatttcttttgtattttgggcaCATCATCACTTAAAACTTATCATTCTGTACTTTATATTCAATCTGAAGACTCTAGGAACCCATTTCAAACATATCATTTCATTTGATTGTTTCTCATGATATCTTGCAGATGCATTCCCAAGCTTTGCTCGCTTGtgaaattttggtattttgggTTCTTCAAGTACAGACACAGAGAATGTaaattgtttgttttattttttcttcttctatgatTATGATTACTGCGAGTGAATTTGGTCTTAGGATTGATAAGCTTAGGTCTTCAATCAAGGAGAATGATTAAAGTTGGCAATGCACGGAGTTTGGAGATTGAATCCTAGACAACTTCTGGGAAAGCTGTAGCTCAGATCTTGACCAGTACAACAACATATTCTCTGGAATCTAATTGTATCAGGCAAACATTTAGAATTTGGTAGTATGGGGGATATTCTAAAGGGCCATAACTACTCTCTTGTAATAGGAAGTTAGGAACTTCCCAAACTAACCTAGATCTGACGCTGTCCAAAATTTTCCAGTTCATCTCAACATTCTTACTTGTCCATCTATTTCCAAGAGGTTCTTTGGATACGAAAACATTCCCTCAGCAAGTATTGTGTATTAATGTGAGGTTCTGTCGTCTCCAAGCTAACTAGTCTGATTATCATATTATAAACATATCATTGATTGGAGCAGAAAAAGCCGTGGTCAATATCAATGTAGATATGTAATAGTGTACAATTTTGAACCAAAACTAAATGATTCTCTTCTACTGTGTTTCCCATTCAAAATTTCCACTACTCTTTGAGTTTCACGCCATGTTACTCTCTTCAAGCAACTTGAATTAGTTGTTTACAAAATTTAGATCTGAACTACTAAATGTAAATAATTTCATGCAGACAATCAAATAGTAAGAGggcaagccttggtagcaatggtaagGTGGTTTCTTTGTGATTGAAAGGTTGACAGTTTGATTTGGAAACAGCCCCTTTCCAAAGCTAGGATAAGGCTAGGTACAAAAACGATCACCCCCCAACTCTTGCAAATTGAGTCTCATGCACTAGAAATGCCCTCTTGCAAACTGTCCAACAGTAATTATTTGCAGCTTACCTTGATAATATGCATGTAGGAAGACAATGTCCTTGATGCACAAACCCAACAAGTGACAGACAATCTAAACCACTTCTTTAGAAAACTTATCGCTAGGTTATATGGGTATCCACACAATGAACCTTACATCTCAATAACACTTGTGTCTTTCTTTTGACAAGTCTTAATAACCCTTGTGCCAACAGCTATTAATAAACAAGAGTGCCTATAAGCTGCTGATACCACCATGCATATTTCGATTCCATCAATTAGTTTCCATTATACCTAATTATAGATGTGTACTTAAATTTAGTTGGTATTACCTGAAAAGCTTCCAACTTGACCTGCACAACTTTATAAGATGAAGAGAATCCTCACATTGAAGATCCAGGTTCAAACttctttgatatatataataaaccaTCTCAAGAACAAGTTCATAACATTTCTCAATAACTAAAACAGAAGAATTCAACTAGCATGAACTACAAGCAACAAGGGGAGTAAAAAGTCACCTCAGGGAATTGCGTAAGCTTCGCCGTGGAACTGCATGATCTTTAGAGAAGTACCAGTGTGCAACAGTCCCACTGATCACATAAACCTGTGCCTCCAGCATTGCGGTGGCAGACCACAACATTGTCAGGATTGCCAATGCATAGTAAGCAGGAATCCAACTATCTTTCTTCCATGTACAGTAAATGTCTCCATCCTTGTACCGAGGCACAACCTTCCCATTCTGGTTTGCAAACACCAAGAACACAACAATGGGCACATAATAAACCGCCAAAGCCAAAGTCAAAGTCGGAAGAATCCAAAACAAACGCAAGTTCCTCGACAAAGCATGAGAGGCAACCCCAATAATCTTCACGGTCAATTCAATCCGGTGCCAATTCACCACGATAATCCACACGAGCACCGCAATGATCAGAAACACAAACACGAGAAGCAAAATCCGGTAAGCCAGGGGGAAAGAATCGCTGCAGGAGGAGTTGACAGTACAGGCAACGAACCAGTACACGTTTACGAAAATAGGGATTCCAATAAATAAGGGGAGGGAAGCGTACACCAGCTGTTTGGAGTAACGCTTGAGTGAGAAAAGGACGCCCAGGACAAGGGGGACGCTCAAAATCAAGGTAATCACAAGCGTCCAGATGGAGGTGGTTAGAAAGCCGGAAGAAAGGGAGTGGAGAGAGAGTGAATTGTAGAGAAGGGAGAGTGAGGATTGCTTGACgcaggaagaggaagaggagtcGTAGGAGTAGGAAGAGAGGGAAGAGGAGTTGCGATTGACGGAGGCGAAGATGCCGAAGGCGAAGGTGGAGAggaggaagagggagaagaggaggaggaaggggAGGTCTTTGAACGGTCGGGGGCCGTGGTTGTAGGAGATCTGGAGGAACTGGGATTGGTCGGGGTCGGAGGTGGAAGGGTC
This window of the Diospyros lotus cultivar Yz01 chromosome 5, ASM1463336v1, whole genome shotgun sequence genome carries:
- the LOC127802011 gene encoding uncharacterized protein LOC127802011; translated protein: MGSSEEQSDLYDPSSSPTQPLLSKSFPSPIDGPSSLAAGDPSTSDPDQSQFLQISYNHGPRPFKDLPFLLLFSLFLLSTFAFGIFASVNRNSSSLSSYSYDSSSSSCVKQSSLSLLYNSLSLHSLSSGFLTTSIWTLVITLILSVPLVLGVLFSLKRYSKQLVYASLPLFIGIPIFVNVYWFVACTVNSSCSDSFPLAYRILLLVFVFLIIAVLVWIIVVNWHRIELTVKIIGVASHALSRNLRLFWILPTLTLALAVYYVPIVVFLVFANQNGKVVPRYKDGDIYCTWKKDSWIPAYYALAILTMLWSATAMLEAQVYVISGTVAHWYFSKDHAVPRRSLRNSLRNAFGPSAGTVCFSGLLICVVRVVRALVDSAREDASGIVNVILRCCVNALLSSFEFLNKFTINFAAITGEAYCTSARMTYELLKRNLLSAVFVETVSTRLLVVIAFVLSAIYAILVCAILNGASSLGAESYFVAAMAWGLLIVVLGYFVHVLDNVIDTVYVCYAIDRDRGEVCKQEVHDVYVHLPISRNHRPPLFPRTPLV